In one Parcubacteria group bacterium ADurb.Bin159 genomic region, the following are encoded:
- the rpmE gene encoding 50S ribosomal protein L31: protein MEYYSKAKIICACGAIHETGSTVKEMHIEICSKCHPFYTGVQKLVDAGGRLEKFYQRAEKTKKIKQVSNKQKSKK, encoded by the coding sequence ATGGAATACTATTCAAAGGCAAAAATTATTTGCGCTTGCGGTGCTATTCACGAAACCGGCTCAACGGTCAAAGAAATGCATATTGAAATATGCTCAAAATGTCATCCTTTTTATACTGGCGTGCAAAAATTAGTTGACGCTGGTGGCCGTTTGGAAAAATTCTATCAAAGAGCCGAAAAAACAAAAAAGATAAAGCAAGTGTCAAATAAACAAAAATCTAAAAAATGA